CTTGTTCCGCAAGTTCACCCACCGATATTTGGATTCGTAAATCGGATTCGTGACCTTTTTTGCCGGGCTGCGTGGTTTTACGGTCTCTGCGTCCATTGCCGCGACCGTAGGGGCCGTTCGCGAACGGCCCCTACAAAGGCGGCAAATTTTGCGGCGATTCAAATGAGGGATTTAAGCCCGCTCGGGCGTCGGCGCCGTGATGCCGTAGTGCTTCATCAGCTCGGCGAGACGCTTGCCGTCGATCATTTCCATGGGAGGGAGCTCGGGCAGCATCGCGACGTCGGGCGCGAAAAAGCCGGTGGTCATCAGGATGCCCTTGCCGCGGCGCTCGCCGATCAGGTTGGAGGCGAAGTTCTGGACCTCCGCGCTGCTCACCTGGGCGCCCTCGGGATAGAGGATCAGGTGGGCCAGGAAGGGCCCGCCGACGATGGGTTCGGGGTTTTCCGCGAAGATGTCGATCTCGTTGTCCTCGGTGCGGTAGCTGTTGAGGATGCGAAGTCCCATTTTTTCCAATAACTCGCAACAGATCGCGAAAAACTGGTCGAGATTCAGGTGTTGCAGGCCGGGATCGATGGGGATTTTCTCTTCGGCGGTCTCAGGGCGCTTCGAGGTCTTTTGGATCAAATAGATGAGAAATATACTGAAGAGGAAGGTGAAAAGGATGACGATCAGCAGATTGCCCATGCCTCGCGAGAGTGCGGCGTTGCGCCTCGCAAGTCAAGGTTTTTGTCGAGTGATTCTTGACACTTAAGGCCCCGGACCCGTCATTGACAGGGGCGGAAGGGCCGTGCTACCTGAGCCTGCGCTCCAGAGGGTCGCATTCGTGACCGACATCCAACTTCTTTGCGGAGTAACGACCATGGCCTCCTCGAAAATTCGCAGCCTCCACGCCCGGGAAATCCTCGACTCCCGCGGCAACCCCACCGTCGAGGTCGAGGCCGTCCTCGAGGACGGCACGATCGGGCGGGCCGCCGTGCCCTCGGGCGCTTCGACGGGCGAATACGAGGCCATCGAGCTGCGCGACGCCGAGCCCAAGCGCTTCCTGGGCAAGGGCGTGCGCCGCGCGGTCGAGAATGTCTCGGGCCCCATCGCCCAGGCCCTCGCAGGGCAAGACGCCCTCCGGCAAGATGCGGTGGATAGGCTCATGCTCGAGCTGGACGGCTGCGAGAACAAGGGACGCCTCGGCGCCAACGCCATCCTCGGCGCCTCGATGGCGGTCTGCCGGGCCGCCGCCCAGCACCAGGGGAAGTGGCTCTACGAGCACATCGCGGCCCTGTTCGGCGTCCAGCCCGAGGTCCTGCCGACCCCGATGATGAACATCCTCAACGGCGGGCAGCACGCCGATAACAACGTCGACTTCCAAGAGTTCATGATTTTGCCGGTGTCGGCGCCGAGCTTCCGCGAGGCCCTGCGCTGCGGCGCCGAGGTCTTCCACCAGCTCAAAAAGGTCCTGGGCGAGAAGGGCTACGCGACCTCGGTGGGCGACGAGGGCGGCTTCGCCCCCAACCTCGGCTCCAACCGAGAGGCGGTGGACCTGATCTGCGCCGCCGTTGAGCGCGCCGGCTACCGGGTCGGGGCCGACGTCCTGCTCGGCCTCGATGTCGCGAGCTCCGAGTTTTTCAAGAACGGCCGTTACCGCCTCGAAGGGGAGGGCGGCCAAGAGCTCGACGCCGAGGGCCTGATCAGCCTCTACGCGGACTGGACCGCGCGCTACCCGATCGTCAGCATCGAGGACGGCCTCGACCAAAACGACTGGGAGGGATGGAAGTCCCTCACCCGGAAGCTGGGCGGGAAGATCCAGCTGGTCGGCGACGACCTCTTCGTCACCAATCCCAAGCGCCTGGCCCGGGGCATCGAGGCGAAGGCGGGCAACGCCATCCTCGTGAAGGTGAACCAGATCGGCACCCTCACCGAGACGCTCGAGGCCATCCGCCTGGCCAAGCAGGCCGGCTTCGCCGCCGTCATCTCGCACCGCTCGGGGGAGACCGAGGACAGCACCATCGCCGACTTGGCGGTCGGCACCAACGCCGGGCAGATCAAGACGGGCTCGCTCTCCCGCAGCGACCGCACGGCCAAGTACAATCAATTGCTGCGAATCGAAGAACGTTTGGGAGGGAAGGCCCGTTATCTGGGGGGCCAAGTGTTGGCGGGGCGCCGTACTTAGGGCGCCCGTGAAGGTACCATGAAGTCTGTTTTATCGAAAATCGGTCGCGCCCTGTTCGGCTTCCTGTCCTCGCTCAAGCTGGCCGTCATCGTGATCCTTTCCCTCGCCGCGGTGCTTGCCGTCGGCACTTTCTACGAGTCGCTCCACGACACCGACACCGCCAAGCATTACGTCTACGGCACCTGGTGGTTCACCGCCATCCTCGGTGTCCTGGGGATCAACGTCCTGTTTGCGGCCCTCTCGCGCTGGCCCTGGAAGCGCCACCACATCGGCTTTTTGGTCACCCACCTGGGCATCCTGATCCTGCTCGCCGGCTCCCTGCTCACCCTGATCGAAGGCTACGAGGGGCAGATGATCCTCGCGGAGGGCGAAACCGGAAAGAAGATGACGATCAAGGAGGCCCAGCTCTTCTTCTACGACGTCGACTTGGGCAAGCTCGAGCAGAAGCCCGCCGAGTTCCGTTTCGACCCTCCCGACGCCAAGCGGCCCTGGACGGCCCGGGTGCTGGGCGACGTCGAGGCCCGCGTCGACGACTTCATCCCCAACGCGGCCGAGGACATCCGCGTCGAGGCCGACAATTCCCTCGACAATCCGGCGCTCGAAATCAAGATCAGCGGTTCGCGGACCACCATGCAGGAGTGGGTCTTCGCCCGCGAGTTCGAGCGGCAGCGCCTCAACCTGGGGCCCGCGACCGTCGCCTATCTCGAGCTCCCCGACTTGGCCTCCTTCCGCCGCCTCTTGAAAGAGCCCGAGGCCTTCGCCGGTCCGGCCCTGTGGCTGGAGGGGGAGTGGATCCCGGTGAAACCCAACCTGAACCAACCTTTGAAAACGCGCGCCGGCACGCTCACTCTCAAAAATTACCTCTCCAACGCCGCGGTCGACCCCAACGGGCTGCGCAGCGTCGATTCCGAGCGCGTCAACCCCGCGCTCACCCTGACGCTTGAGACCCCGGCGGGCGGGGAGCGCCATACCGTCTTCGCCAAGTTTCCGATGCTGCCGACGGTGCACGGCGAGGTGAACTCCAAGCTGCGGCCGCGACTCTATGACTTCCCGCCCGACTGGAACGCCTCCGACAACGCCCTCGCCCTGGTCCGCCTCGAGAACGGCGAGCACTACTACGCCCTCAAGTCGGGCGGGGCTTGGCGCGAGATCTCGCCTTTGGCTTTGGACAAACCGGTGGCCACGGGTTGGATGGATTTCGACTTCTCCGTGGTCCAAGACACCCCCCGCGCGCGCATCGAGAAGGTCTACCGCAAGGTCTCCGTTCCCAAGGGCAAGGAAGGGCCGCCCTCGGCCGTCCGGCTCACGCTCGCCAATGGGCAAGCGCAGCGGGAGTTTTGGCTGGGGCGAGGGGAGAGCCGCGACGTCGATCTGGGCCCGCGCCGCCTCAAGGTTGCCTACGGCCTGAAGAGCAAGCCGGTCGGCTTCGAGCTGCGCCTCGACGATTTCCGCATGGGCACCTACGAGGGGACCAAGGACCCGTCCAGCTACGAGAGTCAGGTGACCCTGATCGACCGCGAGGCCCAGGTGCAGGACTCCCGGCTCATCGCCATGAACCAACCCCTCGAGTACGGGAAGTACAAGCTCTTCCAGGCCAGTTACCAGCTCAACCCCGGCGGCCCCGACTATTCGGTCTTGGCCGTCGCCTATGACCCCGGGATCTTTCTGAAGTACCTCGGCTCGCTCGTGATGTGCACGGGCATCGCCCTGATGTTTTGGTTCAAACCCATGTTCGTTCAAAAACGGATCGCGGCGCGCAAAGCGCAGGCCTCCTCCGCGACCGCCGGGCTCAGTCCCGAGATTCCGATGGAGAAAACGCCATGAAGCGCTTGAAGACTTTCTTGATGTTGGGAATCCTATGCCTCCCCGCCGCCCTCCGGGCGGAAGGCGAGATGCCCGCGCCGAAGCCCGGCATGCAGGTCGAGATCCTGCGGGAGGTGGCGATCCAGGAGGGCGGCCGCAAGAAGCCCTTCGACACCTTCGCCCGCGAGACGGTCCGCACCATCACCGGCCGGGAGAAGTTCCAAGGCTTCGATCCCATCGAGCTGATTTATTCCTGGCTGACGCAGACCAAGGTCTGGGAGAGGCAACCCATCCTGGACGCGGGCTTCAAGCCCCTGCAGGAGCAGGTGGGGTTGAAGCCGACGAGCGGCCGCGTTGCGCCCGCCGATCTCGCCGCCAACCAAGAGTTTCAGCTCTTCATGCAGACGGTGGCGGCCAAGCAGC
This genomic stretch from Deltaproteobacteria bacterium PRO3 harbors:
- a CDS encoding phosphopyruvate hydratase, with translation MASSKIRSLHAREILDSRGNPTVEVEAVLEDGTIGRAAVPSGASTGEYEAIELRDAEPKRFLGKGVRRAVENVSGPIAQALAGQDALRQDAVDRLMLELDGCENKGRLGANAILGASMAVCRAAAQHQGKWLYEHIAALFGVQPEVLPTPMMNILNGGQHADNNVDFQEFMILPVSAPSFREALRCGAEVFHQLKKVLGEKGYATSVGDEGGFAPNLGSNREAVDLICAAVERAGYRVGADVLLGLDVASSEFFKNGRYRLEGEGGQELDAEGLISLYADWTARYPIVSIEDGLDQNDWEGWKSLTRKLGGKIQLVGDDLFVTNPKRLARGIEAKAGNAILVKVNQIGTLTETLEAIRLAKQAGFAAVISHRSGETEDSTIADLAVGTNAGQIKTGSLSRSDRTAKYNQLLRIEERLGGKARYLGGQVLAGRRT
- a CDS encoding cytochrome c biogenesis protein ResB; its protein translation is MKSVLSKIGRALFGFLSSLKLAVIVILSLAAVLAVGTFYESLHDTDTAKHYVYGTWWFTAILGVLGINVLFAALSRWPWKRHHIGFLVTHLGILILLAGSLLTLIEGYEGQMILAEGETGKKMTIKEAQLFFYDVDLGKLEQKPAEFRFDPPDAKRPWTARVLGDVEARVDDFIPNAAEDIRVEADNSLDNPALEIKISGSRTTMQEWVFAREFERQRLNLGPATVAYLELPDLASFRRLLKEPEAFAGPALWLEGEWIPVKPNLNQPLKTRAGTLTLKNYLSNAAVDPNGLRSVDSERVNPALTLTLETPAGGERHTVFAKFPMLPTVHGEVNSKLRPRLYDFPPDWNASDNALALVRLENGEHYYALKSGGAWREISPLALDKPVATGWMDFDFSVVQDTPRARIEKVYRKVSVPKGKEGPPSAVRLTLANGQAQREFWLGRGESRDVDLGPRRLKVAYGLKSKPVGFELRLDDFRMGTYEGTKDPSSYESQVTLIDREAQVQDSRLIAMNQPLEYGKYKLFQASYQLNPGGPDYSVLAVAYDPGIFLKYLGSLVMCTGIALMFWFKPMFVQKRIAARKAQASSATAGLSPEIPMEKTP
- a CDS encoding restriction endonuclease — protein: MGNLLIVILFTFLFSIFLIYLIQKTSKRPETAEEKIPIDPGLQHLNLDQFFAICCELLEKMGLRILNSYRTEDNEIDIFAENPEPIVGGPFLAHLILYPEGAQVSSAEVQNFASNLIGERRGKGILMTTGFFAPDVAMLPELPPMEMIDGKRLAELMKHYGITAPTPERA